The sequence AGACGTGGATGTCGGCCTCGGCCACGTCCAGGTCGCGGTAGCGGTCGATGCGCCGCAGGCGGTGGCGGACCTGGGCCTGGGCGGCGGCGAGGATCCGCTCGGGGTAGTCGGGGTCGTCGCCGACGAGGAAGGCGAACCAGGCCTTCTCGTGTCCGGACTCCTCCTTGGCGCGGAACGGCCGGACGGTGCGCCAGTCGACGCCGTCGGCTTCGCGCAGCTTCTCCAGCCGGGCTCGGTCGGTGTCGGAGGCCGTGTGGTGCCACAGGGCCACCGGGACCGGCGAGGTGGCCGGATTGTAGTCGAACCAGCCCGAGTCGTTGTGGCGGAACGGAAGGTGGAGCGTCGGCATGTCGATGTCGGGGCCGAGTTCGACCGCCCACTTGGAGGGGAGGCTGGAGTCCGCCTCCGTGTGGGGCATCACCTTCCCGTGGCCGATGAGGGTGTCGAGGGAGGTAGCGATCATCGAGAGGTAGTCGTCGTCCCCGGTGACCGTGGCTGCCGCGAGTGCCGCCACACAGGCAGCGTGGCCCACGCTGTGCCAGCCGTGCGGCCAGGACCAGCCGTAGTGACCGCCGTACCAGCGGCCTTCCAGGAGGCTGCCGACGACGCCGTCCGGGCCGGCGTTGTCCGGGACGAGACCGCCGTTCGCCTCGGTGCGCTCCCGCCACGCGTCGACGTACTCGACGATCCAGTCGCGGTAGCGCTCCTCGCCGGAAAGGAGCCAGGCGTTGAGGACCAGCCCGGCCGCGGCGAGGTTGACCGCGGTGTCGCCGACGCCCGTCCGGTCCCGCATCTGCGCGCCGAGACGCGGGTCCGCGGAGAGCGGGTAGGGGCCGCCGTCGGCCTCGGGGATCCAGTCGAGCGGGAAGCCGTAGGTCTGCGCTTCCTTGAGCAGCCAGGGATAGACGTCACCGTCGAACAGACCCGTGCGGTCGGGGTCGCTGCCGTTGTGGGGACGGGTGATGACGCGGTGCTCGGAGTCGTAGTTGCCCTTGGCCGGGTCGACGTACAACTCGGCGAAGCGCAGGGCGCGTTCGGACCAGCGGTCGGGAGCGGCCATGCACAGGAAGTAGAGCAGCAGCAGGCTCTCGCCCTGGTGGAACCAGTCGTAGCCGCGCTCGAACTCGTCATGGAGCATGCCGAGTTCGGTGAGCTGCCGGGTCACGCCCTCCCAGTGCTTCTCACTGGCGGGCAGCAGGTCGTCGGCGCCGCCGAGAAGGAACAGCTGGGGCCAGTTGAAGAACGCCTCGTAGAAGTCGTCCACGCCGTCACGGGTGGTCAGCTGGCCGGTGTACTTCAGCCGTCCGTCCGGGCCGGTGAAATCGCGGGCGAAGCGGCGCCAGGCCTGGTCGAGGAGGTCGAACAGCGACCGCTGGGCCACGGCCCAGCCGGGCGGTTCGAGCAGCGGAACCCTCGCCTCGATCTCGGGTGACGCGTCCGGGTGGTCGCAGGGGGCGTCCTCGGCCGGGGTGCGGCCGGCAGGGCTGGAGGACATGGGGATCTCCGTTCGGGGCGGGGGCGGAACGGCGCACGCCGGGGACGACGGCCGCGCGGTCGGGACGGGCCGCTATTCCTTGGTGGCGCCGGCGAGCATCCCGCTGACCAGGAAGCGCTGGGCGAAGAGGAAGACGATCAGCACGGGGGTGATGGCCACGAGCGTCGCCAGGGCCAGCTGCGGCCGCTGGATCGCCAGGTCGCCGACGGTCGGGTTGAACGACGGCACGTTGCTGAGCAGGGTTGCGACCCCCACCTGGATGGGCATCTGGTCGCTCTCGGGGAGCATGACGTAGGGCAGGAAGTAGTTGGTCCAGTTGGCGACGAAGCTGAAGAAGCCCACGAGCGCAATGACCGGGGTCGCCAGCGGCAGCGCTACGTGCCAGAAGACGCGGAACTCCGAGCAGCCGTCCATCCGTGCCGCCGCCAGTAGGTCCTTCGGTACGGAGGTGGTGAAGTAGATGTAGGTCAGGTACACGCCGAAGGGGTAGAACGAGTACGGCAGGATGATCGACCACATCGTGCCGATCAGGTGCACCGCGTTGATCTCCAGGAACAGCGGCACCACCAGGGTGGCGTTCGGCATGAGCATCACGACCAGCGTCGCGACCAGCAGGGTGTGCCGCCCGCGGAACTCGGTCATGGCCAGGGCGTAACCCGCGGGAATGGCGACACCCAGGGTGATGACCAGCGAGATCACCGCGTAGAGGGCCGAGTTGCCCAGCCAATGCATGACGGCGTTGTCCTGGAACGCCGTGAGCGCCTGCCAGTTGGCGTTCAGCGCGTGCCACGACCCGAAGGAGAGCGGGTTGTCGTGGACCAGCTGCTGGTCGGTCTTGGTCGCCGCGAGGACGAGCCACAGCACCGGCAGCACGAAGAAGGCGAGGAACGCGGCCAGTACGGTGCCGGTCAGCAGTTGTGACGCCATGTGCCGCTGGGGACGGGGACGCCGTCGCTGCGGAGCCCGGTGCCGCGTTCGGCTCATGACGCTTGGTTCCCCTTCCGCGTGCGGAGCGGCGGCGACCGGGATGGCAATGGGCTCATTCGGCATCGAAGAACCCCGACCGTGCGACGAAGACGGCGGCGGCGGACACGCTGACGACCAGGAGTTCCACGGAGACCGCGGCGGCGCCGTTCACGTTGTTCATCTGGAAGGCGAAGTCGTACGTCAACTGGTTGAGTGAGTAGTCGCGTCCGGCCACGCCCACGCTGGCGAGGGAGAGCAACTGCGGCTCGACGAAGAGCTGGGCGCCGCCCGCGAAAGCCAGGATCACCATGTACACGATCCACTTGCGGAGCATCGGGACCTGCACGTGCCAGGCGGTCTGCCAAGCACCCGCGCCATCGATGCGCGCGGCCTCCATCACGTCCGTGGGGATGTTGTTGAGTGCGCCGTTCATGACGACGATCCAGCCGCCCGCGCCGGTCCAGAACGCGATGATCGTGAACAGCAGGGGGAGGTTGCCGGGTGCGATCACCTCACCGAAGGTGTGGTATCCCAGCGCACCCAGCAACGAACTGACCGGGCTGACGGTCGGGTCGAGCATGAACAGCCACACCAGCACACTCGCGGCGCCGGCGAGCGCTCCGGGGATGTAGTAGAGGAAGCGCAACGCCCTGCTGGCGGATCCCGAGGCCAGGCGGTGCAGCAGCAGCGCCAGGGCCACCACGAACATCACCAGGGACGCGAGCCAGAAAGCGAGATAGACGGCGACATGGCTCACGGCGTCCAGGAAGCGGAAGTCCCGCGCCGTGATGGTGAAGTTGGCGAAGCCGGTGACCGTGCCCCCGGCGTCGGTGAAGGCGAAGTAGACCGCGTAAGCGGTCGGAAGGACGCCGAAGGCGACCAGCAGGACCACGTAGACGGCGACGAAGGCCATACCGGCCCGGCTCTGCCGGGCGGTGCCGCGACGGCGCCGGGCGGCATAGCCTGCCGGTGAGTGGTTGAGGGTCACTGGGAGACCTTGTATCCGTTGGACTTGGCGTACTTGACGATGGAGTCCTGCCAGGCCGGCAGCATCGCGACGACACTCTTGCCCTGGATCAGACCGGGCTTCACGGTGGCGGCCCAGATCGCCTCCTGGCTGAACTGTCCCGACCCCCAGCCGGGCCAGACCTGGGAGGAGGCTGCCTTGAGGACACTCAGGTCACCGTTGAAGTAGCCGGAGGCGTCCTGCCTCTTCAGCCAGGTGTCGGCGGCGGGCGCGTACGCGGGAAAGCCCGGCGCCTTCTCGCCCTGGTAGGCGTTGTCGGTGGTGACCCACTTCAGGAAGTCGGTGGCGGCCTTGATGTGTGCGGAGTGCTGGGACAGCAGCCAGGTGCCGCCGCCGACGTTACCGGTGGACGGCGAGGTATCCCCCTTCCACTGCGGGATGGGCGCCGCCGCGATCTGCTTGGCCGGCGTCTTGAAGGTGCCCTCGAACAACGCGCCGCCGTACCAGGCCGGACCCGGCATGAGCAGGACCTTGTCGGCCTCGTTCTTGCCGAAGTCAGTGCTGAAGACACCGCTGATGGACATGGACTTGTTCTTGATCAGCACGTCCATGAGCCTGCCCATCTTGGTGCAGGCCTCGCTGGAGGTGTTCACCGACACAGCCTTCGGGCCGGTGACGTGGTTGGCGCCGCACTTGCTCGCCCACAGGTAGATCTCAGGGGTGAAGGAGTCGCCCGCGTCGCCCACCAGGTAGCCGGGGTGCTCCTTGGCCACCTTCTCGCCGAGCTGCTGGTACTCCTCCCATGTGGTGGGCACCGTGTAGCCGAACTTCTTCAACAGCGGCGCGTTGTACCAGAGCACCGCCTGGGAGAGGTCGTTGCGCAGACAGTAGACGGTGCCGTCCGCCGTGCAGACGTCGTTGGCGCCGCCGGCGAAGCCGGTCAGGGTCGCGGTGGGGATCAGGCCCTTGTTGAGCGGAGCGGCGAAGCCCACGTCGACCGCCCAGGTCACCTCGTTGTTCTGGGAACTGAACACGACGTCCGGCCAGCCCTTGCCAGTGCGGTTGAACAGCTGGACCTTGGTCTGGAGGTAGTTCGAGCCGTTGGCATCGCCGTCGTAGGTGACGATGTCCATCTTCGCGTCCGGGTGCTGCCGCTGGTACAGCTTCGCGGCCTCCACGCGGGTCGCGTCCACCCAGACCGTCAACGCACCGTCCTTCTGAGGCACCTGAGCGAAGCCGTCCTTGGTCGTCGTACCCGTGACGCCGCCGCCGCAGGCGGTCAGGGTCAACGCCACGGTGGCCGCGCAGCCGGCCAACGACACCGCACACCTCTTGCGGGGCGCTCTCTCCCGGCCGGACGAAGGCTTGTCGACGGTCATGTGCCACTCCTCTGGTTTCACAAGGCCCCCCGAGCAGATGGGCAGGTGGCGCGAGGATGGGCGACGCCAGGCCGTTCCAGCCCGGGCGTCGGGGACCGCGAACGGCCATCCCGCTTGCCGTCGCGGAAGAAATTAGGCGCCTTATCGAAGGATCCGTCAAGGGTGTAAGCAGTCTTTATGGCCACGATCTGCGATGAGCGCCCTGCAATTAATGGGCGTGAAATCCACATAAACTTCCCATTTAGGTCATTGCGACCACAACTCCTCGACGTAGATATTCCACCTGATGAGTACGACTCATTAGGGGTTGAGAGGTGACCTGGGCGTACGATGAGCGCAGTTCCACAGCGATCAACCGCCCTCGTAGCAGTCATCCCGAAGGCAGGACAGATGAACGACACGCCCGCGACCGATGACGCCTT comes from Streptomyces sp. FXJ1.172 and encodes:
- a CDS encoding ABC transporter substrate-binding protein, which gives rise to MTVDKPSSGRERAPRKRCAVSLAGCAATVALTLTACGGGVTGTTTKDGFAQVPQKDGALTVWVDATRVEAAKLYQRQHPDAKMDIVTYDGDANGSNYLQTKVQLFNRTGKGWPDVVFSSQNNEVTWAVDVGFAAPLNKGLIPTATLTGFAGGANDVCTADGTVYCLRNDLSQAVLWYNAPLLKKFGYTVPTTWEEYQQLGEKVAKEHPGYLVGDAGDSFTPEIYLWASKCGANHVTGPKAVSVNTSSEACTKMGRLMDVLIKNKSMSISGVFSTDFGKNEADKVLLMPGPAWYGGALFEGTFKTPAKQIAAAPIPQWKGDTSPSTGNVGGGTWLLSQHSAHIKAATDFLKWVTTDNAYQGEKAPGFPAYAPAADTWLKRQDASGYFNGDLSVLKAASSQVWPGWGSGQFSQEAIWAATVKPGLIQGKSVVAMLPAWQDSIVKYAKSNGYKVSQ
- a CDS encoding carbohydrate ABC transporter permease is translated as MTLNHSPAGYAARRRRGTARQSRAGMAFVAVYVVLLVAFGVLPTAYAVYFAFTDAGGTVTGFANFTITARDFRFLDAVSHVAVYLAFWLASLVMFVVALALLLHRLASGSASRALRFLYYIPGALAGAASVLVWLFMLDPTVSPVSSLLGALGYHTFGEVIAPGNLPLLFTIIAFWTGAGGWIVVMNGALNNIPTDVMEAARIDGAGAWQTAWHVQVPMLRKWIVYMVILAFAGGAQLFVEPQLLSLASVGVAGRDYSLNQLTYDFAFQMNNVNGAAAVSVELLVVSVSAAAVFVARSGFFDAE
- a CDS encoding carbohydrate ABC transporter permease, which produces MASQLLTGTVLAAFLAFFVLPVLWLVLAATKTDQQLVHDNPLSFGSWHALNANWQALTAFQDNAVMHWLGNSALYAVISLVITLGVAIPAGYALAMTEFRGRHTLLVATLVVMLMPNATLVVPLFLEINAVHLIGTMWSIILPYSFYPFGVYLTYIYFTTSVPKDLLAAARMDGCSEFRVFWHVALPLATPVIALVGFFSFVANWTNYFLPYVMLPESDQMPIQVGVATLLSNVPSFNPTVGDLAIQRPQLALATLVAITPVLIVFLFAQRFLVSGMLAGATKE